One stretch of Paenibacillus sp. AN1007 DNA includes these proteins:
- a CDS encoding pyridoxamine 5'-phosphate oxidase family protein — protein MNQNELEQNIVKALENNPFCSFSTVENGKPKSRYMALFNDGLNIHLATNRRTHKVEELEKNPNVSLLLGYEAGGSKEVVEIEGTCEVTKNEGLREQVWNDELKAWFDGPNDPNYVILDITPSRIEYTGKDHEHHVWEQ, from the coding sequence ATGAACCAGAACGAATTGGAACAAAACATTGTGAAAGCTTTGGAAAATAACCCGTTTTGCAGCTTTTCAACCGTAGAGAATGGCAAGCCGAAGTCTCGTTATATGGCTCTTTTCAATGATGGACTGAACATTCATCTGGCTACCAACCGCCGTACGCATAAGGTAGAAGAACTGGAGAAAAATCCGAATGTCAGCCTGCTGCTCGGTTACGAAGCTGGAGGCTCCAAGGAAGTGGTTGAGATCGAGGGTACATGTGAAGTAACCAAAAATGAGGGTCTGCGTGAGCAGGTATGGAATGATGAGTTAAAGGCATGGTTCGATGGACCTAATGACCCTAACTATGTCATTTTGGATATTACACCTTCCAGAATTGAATATACTGGCAAAGACCATGAACATCATGTATGGGAACAGTGA
- a CDS encoding NUDIX domain-containing protein, producing the protein MKPIRNSAKAVIVQEGRLLLIRLEDQYGDAYVFPGGGQEKGEELKDAAARECLEEIGQAVQVGELLHIREYIGANHEFAEWDADIHQVEFYFACSLVDREASVFEGSNPDDHQVAVEWIALEKLDQIRLYPKTIGELLLNKGKQRIYLGDLN; encoded by the coding sequence ATGAAACCCATACGGAATTCGGCCAAAGCGGTCATTGTTCAGGAGGGGCGTTTGTTACTGATTCGTCTGGAAGACCAGTACGGTGATGCTTATGTTTTCCCTGGCGGCGGACAGGAAAAAGGCGAGGAGTTGAAAGATGCTGCTGCACGGGAGTGCCTGGAGGAGATTGGACAGGCTGTGCAGGTAGGTGAGCTTTTACATATTCGTGAGTACATCGGAGCCAATCATGAGTTTGCCGAGTGGGATGCTGATATCCATCAGGTCGAATTTTATTTTGCATGCAGTCTTGTTGACCGGGAGGCTTCTGTCTTTGAAGGTTCTAACCCGGATGATCATCAGGTGGCCGTGGAGTGGATTGCGCTTGAGAAACTGGACCAAATTCGTCTGTATCCCAAAACGATCGGTGAATTGCTTTTAAATAAAGGAAAGCAGCGTATCTACCTTGGCGACCTGAATTAG
- a CDS encoding 5-oxoprolinase subunit PxpA → MDRSLTLDINCDLGESYGAHRILMESDEAILPLVTSANIACGFHAGDPAVMRLTVERAIAHSVAVGAHPGLPDLQGFGRRMMDITPREAYDMVVYQIGALDAFVRAGGGQLHHVKPHGALYNMAAADAKLAEAIAEAVYQVRPEAYLYGLAGSELIRAAERIGVRGVNEVFADRTYSSEGQLTPRSHEGALIEQPEKALAQVLRMVVDGVVVSTSGSEVPITADTLCIHGDGRQALTFAREIRLLLEAEGIVMTAFHEK, encoded by the coding sequence ATGGATAGATCACTTACACTGGATATCAATTGTGATCTCGGTGAAAGCTATGGGGCTCACCGGATTCTAATGGAGTCTGATGAGGCCATCCTGCCTTTGGTGACCTCAGCCAATATCGCCTGCGGGTTCCATGCCGGTGATCCTGCTGTCATGCGCCTGACGGTTGAGCGGGCAATAGCTCATAGCGTCGCGGTTGGCGCACATCCCGGGCTTCCTGATTTGCAGGGATTTGGACGAAGAATGATGGATATCACGCCTAGAGAAGCTTATGACATGGTCGTATATCAGATTGGTGCATTGGATGCTTTTGTCCGGGCAGGTGGAGGACAGCTGCATCATGTTAAACCGCACGGAGCGCTGTACAATATGGCGGCAGCCGATGCCAAACTTGCCGAGGCGATTGCCGAAGCGGTCTATCAAGTACGTCCGGAGGCATACCTGTATGGTCTGGCTGGTAGTGAGTTGATCAGAGCAGCCGAACGAATTGGTGTGCGGGGAGTGAATGAAGTATTTGCAGATCGCACGTATAGTTCGGAGGGCCAGTTAACACCCCGCAGTCATGAAGGCGCACTGATAGAACAGCCGGAAAAAGCGCTGGCTCAGGTATTGCGAATGGTTGTGGATGGAGTAGTCGTCTCTACGTCGGGTAGTGAGGTTCCGATTACTGCAGATACGCTCTGTATCCATGGCGATGGCAGACAAGCTTTGACATTCGCTCGGGAGATCCGCCTGCTTCTCGAAGCGGAGGGAATAGTCATGACTGCCTTTCACGAAAAATAA
- a CDS encoding biotin-dependent carboxyltransferase family protein yields the protein MMGVEIIRPGLLTTVQDEGRMGFRRYGVSVGGVMDSFAARAANILVGNSRREAVIEITMAGPELRFQKDQLISLCGADLSAAVDRQRVPLWRPVLLRAGSILKFGVCRHGMRAYMALAGGIDVPEVMGSRSTDLKTGIGGMHGRALRTSDVLTAGMISDEVQQWIRVMAMHAGENESMAAPSWRLSERNGPGYDGRPVIRVMPGQDSSYFEADSLKQFYAGDYVVLPQSDRMGYRVQGAKLELAQPLQRLSEAVSYGTVQVPTDGQPIVLMADHQTIGGYPVIAQTAAVDLPILAQAKPGTRFSFAPITKEEARNLYVKREKELQLMDQMIRRKMAAWEAV from the coding sequence ATGATGGGTGTGGAGATCATTCGTCCCGGCTTGTTGACCACCGTCCAGGATGAAGGCAGAATGGGGTTTCGCCGTTATGGTGTGTCGGTGGGTGGCGTTATGGATTCGTTTGCGGCCAGAGCGGCGAATATACTTGTCGGCAATTCACGGCGTGAAGCGGTAATTGAAATTACGATGGCAGGACCCGAGCTTCGATTTCAGAAGGATCAATTGATTTCGCTCTGTGGTGCCGATCTGAGTGCTGCGGTAGATCGGCAGCGCGTGCCTTTGTGGCGTCCCGTGCTGCTGAGAGCCGGAAGTATATTGAAATTTGGAGTATGCCGGCATGGCATGCGTGCATATATGGCACTGGCTGGCGGAATTGATGTACCTGAAGTGATGGGCAGTCGAAGCACGGACCTCAAAACGGGGATTGGCGGTATGCATGGAAGGGCGCTGCGTACATCCGATGTGCTAACTGCAGGCATGATCTCGGATGAAGTACAGCAATGGATACGTGTTATGGCGATGCATGCAGGCGAGAACGAATCTATGGCAGCTCCATCATGGCGATTGTCGGAGCGGAATGGGCCCGGCTATGACGGAAGACCTGTTATTCGGGTGATGCCGGGTCAAGACAGTTCGTACTTTGAGGCGGATAGCCTGAAGCAGTTTTATGCCGGCGATTACGTGGTCTTACCTCAATCGGATCGCATGGGGTACCGAGTGCAGGGCGCAAAGCTGGAATTGGCTCAGCCGCTGCAGCGTTTATCCGAAGCAGTCTCTTATGGCACCGTGCAGGTACCGACAGATGGACAGCCTATTGTGTTAATGGCAGATCATCAGACCATTGGAGGGTATCCTGTAATTGCACAGACAGCTGCGGTAGATCTGCCGATTCTGGCTCAAGCCAAGCCGGGAACACGGTTTTCTTTTGCACCGATTACGAAAGAAGAAGCGCGAAATCTGTACGTGAAGCGGGAGAAAGAGCTGCAGCTGATGGATCAGATGATTCGGAGAAAAATGGCTGCATGGGAGGCGGTATAA
- the pxpB gene encoding 5-oxoprolinase subunit PxpB, which yields MAATTYNWTEEMLSPLGEHGIVIRCGSVLSEEVHQRVMSVCVLLEKGAVTAAVEWVPSYLSVTLFYDPLLLSYDEISSILLQRLSSLKERDHLDNPHECGKPGKSKDTKPKGKPASPRIMTIPVCYGGEFGPDIAHVAAEHDLTTEEVVAIHSSVDYLVHMIGFAPGFPYLGGLPERIATPRRGTPRLRVEAGTVGIGGSQTGIYPIATPGGWQCIGRTPVRLFRPELNSPSLLKAGDVVRFQPITMQEYVEMARREVE from the coding sequence ATGGCCGCAACCACCTACAACTGGACGGAGGAAATGTTGTCTCCACTCGGGGAGCATGGGATCGTGATCCGCTGCGGCAGTGTACTCTCGGAAGAAGTGCATCAGAGGGTAATGTCGGTATGTGTTTTGCTGGAAAAGGGTGCTGTGACAGCTGCAGTAGAGTGGGTGCCATCCTATCTGTCAGTCACATTATTTTACGATCCGCTTTTGTTGTCATATGACGAGATCAGCAGTATACTGCTGCAGCGGCTGAGCAGCCTGAAGGAAAGAGATCACTTAGATAACCCGCATGAATGCGGTAAGCCGGGTAAATCCAAGGATACGAAACCGAAAGGAAAACCGGCATCCCCCAGAATCATGACCATTCCGGTATGTTATGGCGGAGAGTTCGGGCCGGACATAGCACATGTAGCTGCGGAACATGATTTAACGACAGAGGAAGTTGTTGCGATCCATTCATCTGTGGATTACCTCGTACATATGATTGGATTTGCTCCGGGTTTTCCTTATCTGGGAGGGTTACCGGAGCGAATTGCCACACCAAGAAGGGGAACGCCACGGCTTCGGGTAGAGGCAGGAACGGTAGGCATTGGCGGTTCGCAGACGGGAATTTATCCGATAGCAACGCCAGGAGGATGGCAGTGTATCGGCCGCACGCCAGTCCGCTTGTTCCGTCCGGAACTGAACTCGCCGAGTCTGCTTAAAGCTGGGGATGTGGTTCGTTTTCAACCGATTACGATGCAGGAATATGTGGAAATGGCAAGGAGGGAGGTTGAATGA
- a CDS encoding DUF2785 domain-containing protein, whose protein sequence is MDAITLKQKLQQIQTVNHAADQVEQPYELALHMMKHIGNPDPVLRDELIYITLATWIGQNVFADDQLKALMQLALDDEHLFYRIGEQETDSVFTRTFSVLILPPILSMDRQRSFLQREDAAWIQQRLITYLREEKDVRGYVEDKGWAHASAHAADAAEDLAQSTYLEQTDLQALLHALSIKVMESGRAYIYDEDQRMAQAAVAILNRNLLEQAALEAWVAQLQTARSEDVRDGMTLQENSHMSVNIRMFMQSLYFAVRNKEGEPFPVVRSLLLKALVGGEV, encoded by the coding sequence ATGGACGCAATCACGTTAAAACAGAAGCTGCAGCAGATCCAAACTGTGAACCATGCTGCAGATCAGGTCGAACAGCCCTATGAACTCGCGCTGCATATGATGAAGCATATCGGTAACCCGGACCCTGTCCTCCGGGATGAGCTTATCTATATTACGCTCGCCACATGGATTGGTCAGAACGTCTTTGCGGATGATCAGCTTAAGGCTTTGATGCAGCTGGCACTGGATGATGAACATCTCTTCTACAGAATCGGAGAACAGGAAACAGACAGTGTATTTACTCGAACGTTTTCTGTGCTGATCCTGCCGCCCATCTTGAGTATGGACCGTCAGCGGTCTTTCCTGCAAAGAGAAGATGCGGCATGGATTCAGCAGCGATTGATTACTTATCTGAGAGAGGAAAAGGATGTTCGCGGCTATGTAGAGGACAAAGGGTGGGCACACGCTTCGGCTCATGCTGCCGACGCTGCGGAGGATCTGGCACAGTCAACGTATCTTGAACAGACTGATTTGCAGGCGCTGCTCCATGCACTCTCCATAAAAGTTATGGAGTCCGGCAGAGCGTACATCTATGATGAAGATCAGCGTATGGCCCAGGCAGCCGTGGCTATTCTGAATCGTAACCTGCTGGAACAGGCAGCACTTGAAGCCTGGGTTGCCCAGCTTCAGACAGCGAGGAGCGAAGACGTCAGGGATGGTATGACGCTGCAGGAAAACAGTCACATGAGTGTGAATATCAGAATGTTTATGCAGTCTCTTTATTTTGCTGTACGTAATAAAGAGGGTGAGCCGTTTCCGGTAGTTCGTTCGCTGCTGTTAAAAGCATTGGTAGGCGGAGAAGTATAA